A genomic stretch from Thermosipho affectus includes:
- a CDS encoding ABC transporter permease, which yields MENFIKFAVKLFGFIKRDVIIWFSYRTQFILGFLSGFVGIIQFGLIGKFIAGGNYFPLIEKYGGDILAYFITGSVFMSYTNLALSTFKASIQREQRMGTLEYFLLSDTPFWQLFTFNFLSGFLFTTFNILFIFSALVWLFSVKINPNIFGSFLVLLVVMLPLIGIGLISAAIILITKRGDPVGWIYFTLTGLFSGIYYPVEIMPKFIRGISYLLPSTYGMDLLRKTLLKGYNVVQIRTGLLVMVIMGLVLIPFGVWLFKVSFNKARKEGTLAWY from the coding sequence ATGGAAAATTTTATAAAATTTGCAGTAAAATTATTTGGATTTATAAAACGGGATGTAATTATCTGGTTTTCGTACCGGACACAATTTATTTTGGGATTTTTAAGTGGATTTGTTGGAATAATACAATTTGGGCTCATAGGGAAATTTATAGCTGGTGGTAATTATTTTCCATTGATCGAAAAATATGGTGGAGACATTCTTGCATATTTTATAACTGGATCAGTATTCATGTCTTATACAAATCTTGCATTATCAACTTTCAAAGCGTCAATACAAAGAGAACAAAGAATGGGAACACTTGAATATTTCTTGCTTTCAGATACGCCATTTTGGCAACTTTTCACATTCAACTTTTTAAGTGGCTTTTTGTTTACAACTTTTAATATTTTATTTATATTTTCTGCACTTGTATGGTTATTTTCAGTAAAAATAAATCCAAATATTTTTGGATCTTTTTTGGTTTTGCTTGTTGTAATGCTTCCGCTTATAGGAATTGGACTAATTTCAGCTGCAATAATACTTATAACCAAAAGAGGTGATCCAGTGGGTTGGATATATTTTACACTCACAGGGCTTTTTTCAGGAATATACTATCCAGTAGAAATTATGCCGAAATTTATAAGAGGAATTTCGTATCTTCTTCCATCAACGTATGGTATGGATCTTTTAAGAAAAACTTTACTAAAGGGCTATAATGTAGTTCAAATAAGAACGGGATTACTTGTTATGGTAATAATGGGTTTGGTGTTAATACCATTTGGTGTTTGGTTATTTAAAGTATCATTTAATAAAGCAAGAAAGGAAGGGACTCTTGCGTGGTATTGA
- a CDS encoding TIGR01212 family radical SAM protein (This family includes YhcC from E. coli K-12, an uncharacterized radical SAM protein.): MFEFLQEGYRYRKLSVELKKRYGTKVYRLPINAGFTCPNRENGQFGCLFCDETGSGFTTIKDIDIKSQINEMKKRYINKGAKKFIAYFQNFSNTYAPIEKLKDIYYQAIEKDIVQISISTRPDCISDEILDLLEELKEKIDVSIEMGLQTANYHTLTKMNRGHTLAEYINATMKVKNRGFELVSHVILNFPNDNILDVIETAKILSVLEVDGVKIHSLYIVKNTILGKMFEEGKIKIGSLEDYVERTIRFLEYLSPKIVIHRLVADPPRKGTIFGNWEKPKIQIINLIERKLAEKETYQGKNFLSWYTPKTEKFKNIQNDLHKNFYVEL; the protein is encoded by the coding sequence ATAAATGCAGGATTTACTTGCCCAAATCGTGAAAACGGACAATTTGGTTGTCTATTTTGTGATGAAACAGGAAGCGGTTTTACAACTATTAAAGATATTGATATAAAATCCCAAATAAATGAAATGAAAAAAAGATATATAAACAAAGGTGCAAAAAAGTTTATAGCTTACTTTCAAAACTTCTCAAACACCTATGCTCCAATTGAAAAATTGAAAGATATTTATTATCAGGCTATAGAGAAAGACATAGTTCAAATTTCCATTTCAACAAGACCTGATTGTATTTCTGATGAAATACTCGATCTTCTTGAAGAACTTAAAGAAAAGATAGACGTATCTATTGAAATGGGACTTCAAACAGCAAACTATCACACTCTTACAAAAATGAACAGAGGACATACACTTGCTGAGTATATAAATGCAACAATGAAGGTTAAAAATAGGGGATTTGAACTAGTCTCACATGTGATATTGAATTTTCCCAATGATAACATACTCGATGTTATTGAAACTGCTAAAATATTATCTGTACTTGAAGTTGATGGTGTAAAAATTCATTCACTTTATATTGTTAAAAACACTATTTTAGGTAAAATGTTTGAAGAAGGAAAGATAAAGATAGGTTCTCTTGAAGATTACGTCGAAAGGACTATTAGATTTTTAGAATATCTTTCTCCAAAGATCGTTATACATAGATTAGTTGCAGATCCACCTAGAAAAGGAACAATATTTGGAAATTGGGAAAAACCTAAAATCCAAATTATAAACCTTATTGAAAGAAAGCTTGCCGAAAAAGAAACCTATCAAGGAAAAAATTTTTTAAGCTGGTATACTCCAAAAACTGAAAAATTTAAAAATATTCAAAATGATTTACATAAGAACTTTTATGTGGAGTTATAA
- a CDS encoding ABC transporter ATP-binding protein, giving the protein MLEVINVSKKYKNGTIALQDINVTVRKGEKIALFGENGAGKTTLLKIVATFLIPDNGSVLLDGVDLLKHEKYARKNVSISTGVERSFYYRLNVRQNLEFFGRLNGLYGEKLQIVIDKVIEETDLKDFEKVKYMELSKGLKRRLDIARAIMKDSEIYIFDEPTAGVDLKTRQSIYNIVEELIGKDKIIFFATHEIEELKKMHKIIVLKKGRKIGEINTNDYNKIEKILLNYI; this is encoded by the coding sequence ATGCTTGAGGTAATTAATGTAAGTAAAAAATATAAAAATGGAACAATAGCACTACAAGATATAAACGTAACTGTTAGAAAAGGAGAAAAAATAGCACTTTTTGGAGAAAATGGAGCTGGAAAAACTACTTTGCTAAAAATAGTGGCAACATTTTTAATCCCAGATAACGGGAGTGTTTTGTTAGATGGTGTTGATTTACTTAAACATGAAAAATATGCCAGAAAAAATGTGTCAATATCAACAGGGGTTGAAAGGAGTTTTTATTATAGACTAAACGTTAGACAAAATTTAGAGTTTTTTGGAAGACTTAATGGTTTGTATGGGGAAAAATTGCAAATAGTCATAGATAAAGTTATTGAAGAAACAGATTTAAAAGATTTTGAAAAGGTAAAATATATGGAGTTATCCAAAGGTTTAAAAAGAAGACTGGATATAGCAAGGGCAATAATGAAAGATTCTGAAATATATATTTTTGATGAACCTACAGCCGGAGTTGATCTTAAAACTCGTCAAAGTATATACAATATTGTAGAAGAACTTATAGGAAAAGATAAAATAATTTTTTTTGCAACGCACGAAATTGAAGAATTAAAAAAAATGCACAAAATAATTGTCTTAAAAAAAGGAAGAAAGATTGGCGAAATAAATACTAATGATTACAACAAAATAGAAAAAATATTGTTAAATTACATTTGA